In Phaeobacter porticola, one DNA window encodes the following:
- a CDS encoding Lrp/AsnC family transcriptional regulator, protein MVTTRLDPIDRKILSELQADGRMTNVELAKRVGISAPPCLRRVRSLEEAGLIRGYHAEVNARELGFEVQVFAMVGLESQAESELSAFEAKCREWPLVRECHMLNGEVDFILKCVSPDLSTFQSFLTSDLLTTPNVASVKTSLVIRGAKDEPGVPFDVLEQRLAREA, encoded by the coding sequence ATGGTCACAACACGCCTTGATCCGATTGATCGCAAGATTTTGTCGGAATTGCAGGCCGACGGTCGCATGACCAATGTCGAACTGGCCAAGCGCGTGGGCATCTCTGCCCCTCCCTGTCTACGCCGAGTGCGCTCGCTGGAAGAGGCGGGGTTGATCCGTGGGTATCATGCTGAGGTCAATGCCCGCGAGTTGGGGTTTGAAGTGCAGGTTTTTGCCATGGTTGGTCTGGAGAGCCAAGCCGAGTCAGAACTCAGCGCATTTGAGGCGAAGTGCCGCGAATGGCCGCTGGTGCGGGAGTGTCATATGCTGAATGGCGAAGTGGATTTCATCCTGAAGTGCGTTTCTCCTGATCTGAGCACCTTTCAAAGTTTTCTGACCAGTGATCTGCTGACCACGCCCAATGTGGCCAGCGTCAAGACCTCATTGGTGATCCGCGGGGCTAAGGATGAACCGGGAGTGCCGTTTGACGTACTGGAACAACGGCTGGCCCGTGAGGCCTGA
- the trxB gene encoding thioredoxin-disulfide reductase produces MSDTRHTKVLIIGSGPAGYTAGVYASRAMLEPILVQGIEPGGQLTTTTEVENWPGDTEVQGPDLMVRMQDHAKAMGCEIIGDIITSLDTSTRPFVAKADSGTTFTADAVILATGARAKWLGLPSEEKFKGFGVSACATCDGFFYRGQEIVVIGGGNTAVEEALFLTNFASKVTLIHRRDELRAEKILQDRLMKNEKIETLWFHQLEEVVGTENPLGVEGVRVKNVKTGEINEIACKGVFVAIGHAPANELVKDVLELHNGGYVSVNPGTTETSIPGIFAAGDLTDHKYRQAVTSAGMGCMAALDAERFLAEQD; encoded by the coding sequence ATGAGCGATACGCGCCACACCAAGGTTCTGATCATCGGGTCCGGCCCGGCCGGCTACACCGCAGGCGTTTATGCCAGCCGCGCTATGCTGGAACCCATCCTGGTTCAGGGCATTGAGCCGGGCGGCCAGCTGACCACCACCACCGAGGTTGAAAACTGGCCCGGCGATACCGAGGTTCAGGGCCCGGATCTCATGGTACGGATGCAGGATCATGCCAAGGCCATGGGATGCGAGATCATCGGTGATATCATTACGTCGCTCGACACCAGCACGCGGCCCTTTGTCGCCAAGGCTGACAGCGGCACCACCTTTACCGCAGATGCCGTCATTCTTGCGACCGGTGCCCGCGCCAAATGGCTTGGGTTGCCCTCGGAAGAGAAATTCAAGGGCTTTGGCGTTTCAGCCTGCGCAACATGCGACGGCTTTTTCTACCGCGGCCAAGAGATCGTCGTGATCGGTGGCGGCAACACCGCCGTTGAGGAGGCGCTGTTTCTGACCAATTTTGCGTCGAAAGTCACCCTGATCCATCGCCGTGATGAGCTGCGCGCAGAAAAGATCCTTCAAGATCGGCTGATGAAAAACGAAAAGATCGAAACGCTGTGGTTCCACCAGCTGGAAGAGGTGGTCGGCACCGAAAATCCTCTGGGCGTCGAAGGCGTCCGGGTCAAGAATGTCAAAACCGGTGAGATCAATGAAATCGCCTGTAAAGGCGTGTTTGTCGCCATCGGCCATGCCCCGGCAAACGAACTGGTGAAGGACGTGTTGGAGCTGCATAACGGAGGCTATGTCTCTGTGAACCCCGGCACCACGGAAACCTCGATCCCCGGTATCTTTGCTGCGGGCGACCTGACCGATCACAAATACCGTCAGGCCGTCACCTCTGCCGGTATGGGCTGCATGGCGGCCCTCGACGCAGAGCGTTTTCTCGCCGAACAGGACTAG
- a CDS encoding bifunctional sulfate adenylyltransferase/adenylylsulfate kinase, with protein MTMLSNLAPIPELYVSYDSAQKLKIEAGNLKSHDLSPRQICDLELLMNGGFNPLKGFLSEADYNGVVENMRMADGSLWPMPITLDVSEDFAASLEIGEDIALRDQEGVILGTMTVTDRWEPNKSREAEKVFGADDDAHPAVNYLHNQAGKIYLGGPVTGIQQPVHYDFRGRRDTPNELRAYFRKLGWRRIVAFQTRNPLHRAHQELTFRAAREAQANLLIHPVVGMTKPGDVDHFTRVRCYEAVLDKYPAATTSMSLLNLAMRMAGPREAVWHGLIRKNHGCTHFIVGRDHAGPGKNSAGEDFYGAYDAQDLFREHQEEIGIEMVDFKHMVYVQERAQYEPNDEIEDRDNVTILNISGTELRRRLAEGLEIPEWFSFPEVVNELRKTKPPRSKQGFTVFFTGFSGSGKSTIANALMVKLMEMGGRPVTLLDGDIVRKNLSSELGFSKEHRDLNIRRIGYVASEITKNGGIAICAPIAPYATTRRAVREDVEEFGAFLEVHVATSIEECERRDRKGLYKLAREGKIKEFTGISDPYDVPADPELRVETENVDVDNCAHQVLLKLENMGLIAG; from the coding sequence ATGACAATGCTGAGCAATTTGGCTCCGATCCCGGAGCTCTATGTATCTTATGACTCCGCCCAGAAGCTGAAAATCGAAGCTGGTAATCTTAAAAGCCACGACCTGAGCCCACGCCAGATCTGTGATCTGGAGCTATTGATGAACGGTGGTTTTAATCCGCTCAAGGGATTCCTGTCGGAAGCGGATTACAACGGTGTTGTTGAGAACATGCGGATGGCCGATGGGTCGCTCTGGCCGATGCCGATTACGCTGGATGTGTCCGAAGATTTTGCCGCCTCGCTGGAAATCGGCGAAGACATCGCGCTGCGTGATCAGGAGGGCGTGATCCTCGGGACCATGACAGTGACCGACCGTTGGGAGCCGAACAAATCCCGCGAAGCGGAAAAGGTATTCGGTGCTGATGACGACGCGCATCCGGCAGTCAACTACCTGCACAATCAGGCAGGCAAGATCTACCTGGGTGGCCCGGTCACCGGCATTCAGCAGCCCGTACACTATGATTTCCGTGGTCGTCGCGACACCCCGAACGAACTGCGCGCTTATTTCCGCAAGCTGGGCTGGCGCCGTATCGTGGCCTTCCAGACCCGTAACCCGCTGCACCGTGCGCATCAGGAACTGACCTTCCGCGCCGCGCGTGAGGCTCAGGCCAACCTGCTGATCCACCCGGTCGTTGGCATGACCAAACCCGGCGATGTTGATCACTTCACCCGCGTGCGCTGCTATGAGGCGGTGCTGGACAAATACCCGGCCGCCACCACCTCTATGTCGCTGCTCAATCTGGCGATGCGCATGGCAGGCCCACGCGAAGCGGTCTGGCACGGCTTGATCCGCAAGAACCATGGCTGCACCCACTTCATCGTTGGGCGTGACCACGCAGGCCCCGGCAAGAATTCGGCTGGTGAGGATTTCTACGGCGCCTATGACGCGCAGGACCTGTTCCGTGAGCATCAGGAAGAAATCGGCATTGAAATGGTCGACTTCAAACATATGGTCTATGTGCAAGAGCGCGCCCAATATGAACCGAATGACGAGATCGAAGATCGTGACAACGTCACCATCCTGAATATCTCCGGCACAGAACTGCGCCGCCGTCTGGCCGAAGGCCTGGAAATCCCTGAGTGGTTCTCCTTCCCCGAGGTGGTGAATGAGCTGCGCAAGACCAAGCCGCCGCGCTCCAAGCAGGGTTTCACCGTGTTCTTTACCGGCTTCTCCGGCTCCGGCAAATCCACCATCGCGAACGCGCTGATGGTTAAGCTGATGGAAATGGGCGGCCGCCCTGTCACACTTCTGGACGGTGATATCGTGCGGAAAAACCTCAGCTCGGAGCTGGGCTTCTCGAAAGAGCACCGCGATCTGAACATCCGCCGCATCGGCTATGTGGCGTCCGAGATCACCAAGAACGGTGGTATCGCCATCTGTGCCCCGATCGCGCCCTATGCCACCACCCGCCGCGCCGTGCGTGAGGATGTGGAAGAGTTTGGCGCCTTTCTTGAGGTCCATGTTGCCACCTCCATCGAGGAATGCGAACGCCGTGACCGGAAGGGTCTATATAAACTGGCTCGTGAAGGTAAGATTAAGGAATTCACCGGCATCTCTGACCCCTATGATGTTCCGGCTGACCCTGAATTGCGGGTCGAGACCGAGAATGTCGACGTAGACAACTGCGCGCATCAGGTTCTGCTGAAGCTGGAAAACATGGGCCTGATTGCAGGCTGA
- a CDS encoding glycosyltransferase family 10 domain-containing protein: MREPAIAVAPYGAKLNRDFANQSLSTLHWPLGCPPELAGGRIADLGVQDHLIVWAKTGMHVQWRWPCRARISIMVMEPKIMSAVHHRLLPWTWRRFHRVFSYDENLLIRIGNGAFLPFGTTWVQDWAALRPQKQADLSLIASAKRDHPGHKLRHEIAAHLQANRPEVDILGRGYRPFQAKADGLAPYRYSVVIENVRERNYFSEKLIDAILCETVPIYWGCPNIGDFLAPGAMMTCGSEDEIHAAIAQISAEDYALRLPGLRAIKEQAAYLGQLEQRAVEILLTTL; the protein is encoded by the coding sequence ATGCGTGAACCTGCAATTGCGGTTGCACCCTATGGTGCCAAGCTGAACCGCGATTTCGCCAACCAAAGCCTCTCTACGTTGCATTGGCCTTTGGGCTGCCCACCGGAACTGGCAGGCGGGCGTATCGCAGATCTTGGCGTGCAGGACCATTTGATTGTCTGGGCAAAGACCGGAATGCATGTGCAATGGCGTTGGCCATGCCGTGCCCGGATTTCCATCATGGTAATGGAGCCTAAGATCATGTCGGCAGTGCACCATCGGCTGTTGCCTTGGACCTGGCGCCGGTTTCACCGTGTTTTCAGCTATGATGAGAACCTTCTGATCCGAATTGGAAATGGGGCGTTCCTACCCTTTGGTACGACCTGGGTGCAGGACTGGGCCGCGCTCAGACCTCAGAAACAGGCCGATCTGTCGCTCATTGCGTCGGCCAAGCGAGACCACCCGGGCCACAAGCTGCGCCATGAGATCGCTGCTCATCTTCAGGCCAACAGGCCAGAGGTAGATATCCTGGGGCGCGGGTATCGTCCATTTCAGGCCAAGGCCGACGGTTTGGCACCTTACCGCTATAGCGTGGTGATCGAGAATGTGCGCGAGCGAAATTACTTTTCTGAAAAGCTGATCGACGCAATCCTCTGTGAAACCGTACCAATCTACTGGGGATGTCCGAACATAGGTGATTTCCTCGCTCCCGGCGCGATGATGACGTGTGGTAGTGAAGATGAGATCCATGCGGCAATCGCTCAGATCTCGGCTGAGGACTACGCGTTGCGTCTGCCTGGGTTGCGCGCGATCAAGGAACAGGCCGCGTACCTAGGCCAGCTTGAACAGCGTGCCGTAGAAATTTTATTGACGACGCTTTGA
- a CDS encoding PhzF family phenazine biosynthesis protein produces the protein MRYDFDWVDAFSARAFGGNGCAVVHGGAELSDEVCMAYVRETSLVECTFTGSSETADLRVRYFLASREIPFAGHPTIATVAALRDRGLMTGNAITLETGAGLVRVTVAGDMIEMTQVAPTFGARPDPALVAAAISLPVEAILGQPQLVSTGLPFCITVLKDRAALEAATLDLTALADLGTVLDADGIDVMEPFIVTLGGATEEGDTFSRLLMAPPSPPEDPFTGSATGAMAAYLWRHGLMNTETFIAEQGHGMGRPGQAVVSRVGPAEAPSGIRVAGKGFVLMRGTVDLPNAD, from the coding sequence ATGCGGTATGACTTTGACTGGGTGGATGCGTTCTCGGCTCGCGCCTTTGGTGGGAATGGCTGTGCCGTCGTTCACGGGGGGGCAGAGCTCTCGGATGAGGTGTGTATGGCCTATGTGCGCGAAACCTCTCTGGTCGAATGTACCTTTACCGGCTCGTCTGAAACCGCTGATCTGCGCGTGCGTTATTTTCTAGCCAGTCGTGAGATTCCATTTGCAGGTCACCCGACTATTGCAACCGTTGCGGCATTGCGCGATCGCGGGCTGATGACAGGGAACGCGATCACACTTGAAACCGGAGCGGGACTGGTTCGGGTGACGGTTGCAGGTGACATGATTGAGATGACGCAGGTCGCCCCGACGTTCGGGGCCAGGCCCGATCCTGCGCTTGTCGCGGCGGCCATCTCTTTGCCGGTAGAGGCGATACTGGGGCAACCACAGCTGGTTTCAACAGGGCTACCATTCTGCATCACCGTTCTAAAGGATCGCGCCGCGTTGGAGGCCGCAACCCTGGACCTGACGGCGCTTGCGGACCTGGGAACGGTATTGGATGCCGACGGGATCGACGTGATGGAGCCGTTTATTGTCACGCTTGGTGGTGCGACAGAGGAGGGCGATACGTTTTCACGCCTGTTGATGGCACCACCCAGCCCACCAGAAGATCCTTTTACCGGATCGGCAACCGGAGCAATGGCCGCTTATCTGTGGCGCCATGGTCTGATGAACACAGAGACCTTCATCGCGGAACAGGGCCATGGGATGGGGCGTCCGGGTCAGGCAGTTGTCAGCCGAGTGGGGCCTGCTGAGGCTCCCAGCGGAATTCGTGTTGCAGGCAAGGGTTTTGTCCTGATGCGCGGCACAGTTGATTTGCCAAACGCCGACTGA